The Tenebrio molitor chromosome 5, icTenMoli1.1, whole genome shotgun sequence genome has a segment encoding these proteins:
- the LOC138130925 gene encoding NADH dehydrogenase [ubiquinone] flavoprotein 1, mitochondrial-like, with the protein MSGTLVRFTNLARNHYGFLAASSSNAQLAFYSTPPPGTPPPQTKTTFGPLADEDRIFTNLYGKHDWRLKGALKRGDWYKTKEILTKGADWIINEVKTSGLRGRGGAGFPSGMKWSFMNKPGDGRPKYLVVNADEGEPGTCKDREIMRHDPHKLVEGCLIAGKAMGAKAAYIYIRGEFYNEASNMQVAIAEAYQAGLLGKNACGSGYDFDVFMHRGAGAYICGEETALIESIEGKQGKPRLKPPFPADVGVFGCPTTVTNVETVAVAPTICRRGGAWFASFGRTRNSGTKLFNISGHVNRPCTVEEEMSITFKELVERHAGGILGGWDNLLAIIPGGSSTPLIPKSVCEDVIMDFDGLVAAQTSLGTAAIIVMNKQTDIVKAIARLIMFYKHESCGQCTPCREGINWMNKIMYRFVDGNAKPEEIDMLWELSKQIEGHTICALGDGAAWPVQGLIRHFRPELEDRMRKFHEGDRSAAQC; encoded by the exons ATGTCAGGCACTCTGGTGCGCTTTACTAATTTAGCTCGGAATCATTACG GCTTTTTAGCCGCAAGTTCCAGCAATGCCCAGTTGGCATTTTATTCGACACCTCCCCCGGGTACTCCACCTCCCCAAACCAAAACAACATTTGGTCCCCTCGCTGATGAGGATCGCATTTTCACCAACCTGTATGGCAAACATGACTGGCGCTTAAAAGGCGCCTTAAAAAGAGGAGACTGGTACAAgacaaaagaaattttaaccaaagGGGCAGACTGGATTATAA ATGAAGTCAAGACATCTGGTCTACGTGGTCGTGGTGGTGCTGGTTTCCCCTCAGGAATGAAATGGTCCTTCATGAATAAACCAGGAGACGGCCGACCTAAATATCTCGTCGTAAACGCTGACGAAGGTGAACCTGGCACTTGCAAAGATAGAGAAATTATGAGACATGATCCGCATAAATTGGTCGAAGGTTGTCTCATTGCTGGCAAGGCAATGGGTGCCAAAGCTGCTTATATTTATATCAGAGGAGAATTTTACAATGAAGCCTCGAATATGCAGGTTGCCATTGCTGAAGCTTATCAAGCTGGTTTATTAGGAAAGAATGCCTGCGGATCAGGTTatgattttgatgtttttatgCACAGAGGTGCTGGAGCCTACATTTGTGGGGAGGAAACTGCCCTGATTGAATCTATTGAGGGTAAACAAGGCAAGCCAAGACTGAAGCCACCTTTTCCAGCAGATGTGGGAGTGTTTGGCTGTCCCACTACAGTCACCAATGTTGAAACTGTTGCAGTGGCACCT ACAATTTGCCGCCGCGGAGGCGCCTGGTTCGCATCATTCGGCCGAACCAGAAACTCCGGTACCAAACTCTTCAACATCTCCGGCCACGTCAACCGACCTTGCACCGTAGAAGAAGAGATGAGCATCACGTTCAAAGAGTTGGTGGAACGTCACGCCGGCGGCATCTTAGGTGGTTGGGACAATCTCTTGGCCATCATCCCGGGTGGTTCTTCCACACCTCTCATCCCCAAGAG CGTCTGCGAGGACGTCATAATGGATTTCGACGGTCTAGTCGCCGCCCAAACCAGCTTGGGAACGGCAGCCATTATCGTAATGAACAAACAGACCGACATCGTCAAAGCCATCGCGCGATTGATCATGTTCTACAAGCACGAGTCCTGCGGCCAGTGCACTCCTTGCCGCGAAGGAATCAACTGGATGAACAAGATCATGTACAGATTCGTCGACGGCAATGCCAAACCGGAAGAGATCGACATGTTATGGGAGTTGAGCAAACAGATCGAGGGACACACGATTTGTGCTTTGGGCGACGGTGCCGCTTGGCCGGTTCAAGGACTCATCAGACACTTCCGGCCCGAACTGGAGGACAGGATGAGGAAGTTCCACGAAGGCGACAGGAGCGCCGCTCAGTGTTAG
- the Tap42 gene encoding immunoglobulin-binding protein 1b isoform X2: MANSNENDVNPVESLSSIFNEGLNLYNEICNSNEPTNSSSVQQNVKKAMRIFEDATQLVSYAGIFSSNEGIEEVATKDLQYFLLPALLGSLSLKLTTGQRKDIIDVAEVYFKDFLKRTNDYNLSNYEFKEKQEEQKVPQTEFDKIAVSVNTRANKIQRYKEQKELKAKLMDLKMNMDNEHADEEIKRDYFLTMLKSFIHEAVDELNSIEMEKPILEYMANVKRDEKPEPRRPVTPLKPIIITKDALQKEVFGAGYPSLPTMTVQEFYEKRVKDGIFPDPNKQPTGSMSLQQASLAGVELNNEEKEAEALETVVERDDSEYVERMRRMDEYKDEHRRGWGNRMNRS, encoded by the exons atggcaaattcaaatgaaaacgACGTAAATCCTGTTGAAAGTCTTTcctctatttttaatgaaggCTTAAATTtatataacgaaatttgtaACAGTAATGAACCTACAAATAGTTCTTCAGTGCAA CAAAACGTTAAAAAAGCAATGAGAATATTTGAAGATGCCACTCAATTAGTATCTTATGCTGGAATTTTTAGTAGTAATGAAGGAATAGAAGAGGTAGCAACTAAGGACTTGCAGTATTTCTTACTACCAGCTCTGCTGGGCTCGTTAAGTTTAAAATTGACGACTGGTCAACGCAAAGATATCATAGATGTTGCAgaagtttattttaaagattttctaaaaagaacaaATGACTATAATTTGAGTAACTATGAGTTTAAAGAAAAGCAAGAGGAACAGAAGGTACCTCAGACTGAGTTTGATAAAATTGCAGTATCCGTAAATACTAgagcaaataaaattcaaagatataaagaacaaaaagaaTTGAAAGCTAAGTTGATGGATTTGAAAATGAATATGGATAATGAACATGCCGATGAAGAAATCAAGAGagattattttttgacaatgcTCAAATCATTCATACATGAAGCTGTAGATGAGTTAAACAGCATCGAAATGGAAAAACCTATTTTAGAGTATATGGCTAATGTTAAGAGGGATGAAAAACCTGAACCTAGGAGACCTGTTACTCCTCTTAAACCTATCATTATTACAAAAGATGCACTCCAAAAAGAAGTTTTTGGAGCTGGCTACCCATCATTACCTACAATGACAGTACAAGAATTTTATGAGAAGAGAGTTAAAGATGGAATTTTTCCTGATCCAAATAAGCAACCTACAGGCTCTATGAGCTTACAGCAAGCTTCCTTGGCTGGTGTAGAACTAAACAATGAAGAAAAAGAAGCAGAAGCGCTAGAAACAGTTGTTGAAAGGGATGATTCAGAGTATGTGGAAAGGATGAGGCGCATGGATGAATACAAGGATGAACATAGAAGAGGATGGGGGAATCGcatgaatagaagttaa
- the Tap42 gene encoding immunoglobulin-binding protein 1b isoform X1, giving the protein MSNSKNMANSNENDVNPVESLSSIFNEGLNLYNEICNSNEPTNSSSVQQNVKKAMRIFEDATQLVSYAGIFSSNEGIEEVATKDLQYFLLPALLGSLSLKLTTGQRKDIIDVAEVYFKDFLKRTNDYNLSNYEFKEKQEEQKVPQTEFDKIAVSVNTRANKIQRYKEQKELKAKLMDLKMNMDNEHADEEIKRDYFLTMLKSFIHEAVDELNSIEMEKPILEYMANVKRDEKPEPRRPVTPLKPIIITKDALQKEVFGAGYPSLPTMTVQEFYEKRVKDGIFPDPNKQPTGSMSLQQASLAGVELNNEEKEAEALETVVERDDSEYVERMRRMDEYKDEHRRGWGNRMNRS; this is encoded by the exons ATG tcaaattctaaaaatatggcaaattcaaatgaaaacgACGTAAATCCTGTTGAAAGTCTTTcctctatttttaatgaaggCTTAAATTtatataacgaaatttgtaACAGTAATGAACCTACAAATAGTTCTTCAGTGCAA CAAAACGTTAAAAAAGCAATGAGAATATTTGAAGATGCCACTCAATTAGTATCTTATGCTGGAATTTTTAGTAGTAATGAAGGAATAGAAGAGGTAGCAACTAAGGACTTGCAGTATTTCTTACTACCAGCTCTGCTGGGCTCGTTAAGTTTAAAATTGACGACTGGTCAACGCAAAGATATCATAGATGTTGCAgaagtttattttaaagattttctaaaaagaacaaATGACTATAATTTGAGTAACTATGAGTTTAAAGAAAAGCAAGAGGAACAGAAGGTACCTCAGACTGAGTTTGATAAAATTGCAGTATCCGTAAATACTAgagcaaataaaattcaaagatataaagaacaaaaagaaTTGAAAGCTAAGTTGATGGATTTGAAAATGAATATGGATAATGAACATGCCGATGAAGAAATCAAGAGagattattttttgacaatgcTCAAATCATTCATACATGAAGCTGTAGATGAGTTAAACAGCATCGAAATGGAAAAACCTATTTTAGAGTATATGGCTAATGTTAAGAGGGATGAAAAACCTGAACCTAGGAGACCTGTTACTCCTCTTAAACCTATCATTATTACAAAAGATGCACTCCAAAAAGAAGTTTTTGGAGCTGGCTACCCATCATTACCTACAATGACAGTACAAGAATTTTATGAGAAGAGAGTTAAAGATGGAATTTTTCCTGATCCAAATAAGCAACCTACAGGCTCTATGAGCTTACAGCAAGCTTCCTTGGCTGGTGTAGAACTAAACAATGAAGAAAAAGAAGCAGAAGCGCTAGAAACAGTTGTTGAAAGGGATGATTCAGAGTATGTGGAAAGGATGAGGCGCATGGATGAATACAAGGATGAACATAGAAGAGGATGGGGGAATCGcatgaatagaagttaa